One Raphanus sativus cultivar WK10039 unplaced genomic scaffold, ASM80110v3 Scaffold2670, whole genome shotgun sequence genomic window, GATTTCCCAATATACTTGTTTTaacatgtaaatatttttaatatttatggtgtaaataataaaataaatcacacatcataatcaatttattataatatataaataaaatataaaaataatttattcatatattattagtaatatggtttcataatataaatataataagtttataaatgTTGGATTTGTTATATGAATACACTGTGAATAAATAGAcgatcaaaatcacaaaatataataataaataaaattgttatgttttaaaatgttttattaataattatgtaatacattttaatttaaatatatatatatattataccactagtacaaataaaaatttaaaatgaaagcaaatatttatacggtcacgggtcaaactctagaaataaacaacaacatcgctaaattatttttccttaacaaatttattttgatagaaatattgttccaaatatggtttatatattttatgtatttataaatttattttattgggatgctaagattttgaaattggaaaaaaatatgacccacctttatattatttttattaagaaatttaaattatgtatcaaaatattttattaagattttaattttaagttttattataactgcaaaaattaatTTCCAATCGGAATTTATgtgcaaatattacaaattcatcatttaatataaacacaaaatttaaaaacagaaaatagatacccgcccggtcgggcgggtcaaggtctagttaTATTTATGATTGATTACAACACAAATATGAACAAAGGGATCAAGATAAATCAAATTACTGTTACTATATATGATTGGCATCGATCATTCCTCATCACTCTTCGAGAGTGTTGCTTCTAGCACTCGTCATGCTTGGTTTGATCAGGGGCACCCAATCCTCTTTCACATTCATGAACCTATATATCCAAATTATCCAACATGTTTACGGTAAAGATATGATACTAGTCCAACTTGTAGTCATGTCTCTAATTAGCCTTTTAAGCTTCCTGCAAACTACCCATATACAAAATCTTAGCTACCAGTACTCTTGGTTTCGTCGCAAACTTCCTATCTTCATAACAGCTCCCACCTTCCCACCAATGAGAAGGACCAAAGCTCATTATTTGTcacaacatattttttttgtcaaaaaatcaTCTAGGCCTCGCCGCCTCGGGCCTCCTCATGCTTGAAAAACCTTGAGTGTTGTTGTCTTTAAGTTATTCTTTGAAGAGGCATTCCCTTTTAACTCAGATGATCATCAATTGgtttagttttagatttttttttgtttaatcttgaaaaaatatagattttcatATCTTAATTCCTTCCATGACGTGCACTTCTGAAGCCACGCTTAGCTTCAACACACCATTTTCAGAAAAGCTTAATTTCAAGATAAAAGGCAAATTTGTTTCTTgtataaaaaggagaaaaaaggaaaatgtgTGAAAAGGAAATTAGAAAGTTAAAGATCTTTGTACAAGTATCTCTATAAATATAGATCTTCACACAACTTCTTTCAAACATTCTTACATAGTCATTCATATTTTCATTCTAAATAACAATATGCATTACGTTGAGGTTTTCAAAAGGATGGACAAGAACAAAGATGGGAAGATTTCACTGGACGAATTCTCCGAGGGGATCCGCGCTTTCTCTCCATCAATAACTTCGGAACAAATTGATGAGCTGTTCAAAGATCTCGACATCGACGGTGATGGTCAAATCGACGTTAAGGAATTTGCTATGTGCTTTGTGGTTGGCCGCGACTGAAGAAAATGCGGCTTCTAAGAAGCTGATACTTAATGTTCTTtttaaacacttttttttttttaaacacactGATACTTAATGTTCAAGGATCGTTTTTGTAACTATATATGAAACTATATTTTATGAACAAAACAGAATCGTGCAATCtctttttaaaaggaaaaaaaagaatatgatcgttttctttttttgctactACTCTGCATGACTGCATCAGCTCATTCAACTTGTTTTGCTCCTTTCTTGTAGTtgtgtaataaataaaattgatcCTCTACAAATAGAGATTAGGTTCTAtgattaaaacacacaaaaacttattttataattttttatttttctcttattACTCTTTCGTATACATTTATCTTAGTACTAAactttttttggatcaaatttTAGTACTAAACTTATGAAGAACCTTTTGGCGAGTGGTTCAATCTGCATTCGTCCCAAAGGTCTTAGAAGACTAACTATCTATATATCCCTGCTGTTGACTCCCAAATCAACTAGGCTCATGCTTGTAACCCATCAGTTTAGATCGTGTGAGGGAACCTTAGCAATGGCTTTAgcagtttttaaataattaagaaagGAGGATCAGCTTCTGTCCTCACATACAATTAGTCGAGCACCTTGTGTACTGTTAGCTAAGTCCCTACCATGTGAGCAGAAATTATAATTGTCCTCGAccagatcaaatatatatataaacaaaaccatatttagggtttttatcaattaaaatggATATTATAGTTAGTTATCCATTCCACctcaaactatatattattatttataatctgTAAATTACTTTTGGactaaaaaaaggaaacttttaAAAACAGGAATAAAAAGGAAAGTGATCGATTATATGACCgttaaaacacaaaaaaaagaaagtgatCGATTATATGACcgttaaaacacacaaaaaaggAAAGTTCCAAGTGACCCAAAGCTTATATATATCTCATTTACATAACCCTAAGAAGCCTCACAATTCATTTTCTGCTTATTTCAATCTCTCCGTGGATCTCTCTTTCTGAATTTTCCAAACATGATTCGTCGACCCAGTGTCGACTATCACATCAAACAATTGGATATAAGTCCTCCTTCTGCATCAGATAACTCATCAATCCTCATCATCGTCGACACATTATCTGATGACGACATTCAACTTTTCCCAAGCGTTATCTTCCACATCAGTCTCCGTAGTTTAGGTCTCCCTCACATCCGAGACCTTATCCAAGGTCAACTCATCAGACGCCGTTGGTTAAGCCCAGAGATCTCAACGGCTGCGACCCAACTAGGGTTTAGTAGCACGGAGCTTCTTCGAGATCCACTCGTTACCCATCGTTGGTTATCTGATTACTTAGCCCCACATATCTCTGATCTTGCATCTGAGTTAGGCTTTGGTCGTAACGGTTTTAGTGTGTCCATCGTTGTCAAGATCGTTACTCAATCGACATCCAAGTACGAGGTGTTGTCGAGGATGGTCCAGCAAGGGAAGATGATGAACAGTGAGGAGTTAGAGAGTTCTCAGATGCAAACAGAGCCGTGTTCGATCTGTCTAAACAATCTCGTGCTCGATGATGGTTCGAGTTCGAAACATGGAGTTCCTACACGTCTGACGTGTTCCCATGTCTTCCACGATGGGTGTCTCTTGGAGTGGTTTCAACGTAAAGATACTTGCCCCTTGTGTCGGACTCTGCTTTACGATCCATCAATGGTTTTGAACAATGGAGAGTTGATGCTTAGCGAAAAAAATGGAGagtgaaattagggtttcatACTTGGGCCACACGCTCTATTTTGGGCAAGTTAAGATACATCTTTGTTTCACTATTCgtgtgtttttttctcttttaggGCTTTGAATCAGTTTCAAGgaaatgttaaatttttctGTAACATCATTACTTCTTACTACATAaatatgaacttttttttttgtaaacaaataaatctctgaacttaaatgttttcttttgttaatataCATACTACTCCTAAAGTGTTTGCACAATTTAATATACATCGAGTTCCTCTTGAAAAAGTATTCCTCTTTCTTAATATGTTAATCAACTTAATCTCTAAGACATTGACAGTTACAGAGAAACATTGATATAAAGCTCTGTAGTCTCCTCTGTTATACTAATCGAAATTCTAACAAAACTCGAGATAATTCATTCTTTAACAGGAGGACACATCCCGTTTTTGACACTCAACTTGAAAACAGAGTATGCATCAAAACTAGTTGCAGTCAGTACAAAACTACCAGGCGGCCTGGAAAGTTTCAACCTTTATTGTTTGTTAAACAGTGTGGAATACAACACAAAGCCACTAACTTGCTTGTTGCCTGCCACTAACATTAAAAGGCAGTATCTCTCTCCACAagattttgttaaaagtttTCTTTTACCAAGAAAGCAGTAACTAAGCAGAGGCAACCCCTGATTGATTCTGCTGAAACCAATCAGCCGGCCACCATGTCGGTTTAATCGCCTCCACCTTCACGTCCTCTGACCCGTTTACCATCAATTCAGTGGAGCCTTTAAAGGCTTCCTCTACTCTCATCACTCCCATTCCTCGGCTACCCAAAGCTGTTGAAACTGTCCCTACTTTCTTGCCGCTCCCTGATTCAACCACTTCAGCTCCAGCTGCGATCTTCTGGTTTACCTCTGCATTAACAAGCACCATTACAATCTTTTGCATTTTTTAGCACAAGGTTAGAAAAGTTTTTACCTTTTCCATTGCTGTCAGTGAATCGTAAAGGGATTAAACGTTTCCGTATGACACCTCGGTGGTGAGTACGAGCTATAAGCTCTTGACCAACGTAACATCCTTTGTCAAAGCTTATCGCATTAAGACCCACAAAATTATATTCAAGCGGGATTGCTTCACCTGTAAAAGccacatattataaatatgcaAAGACTAAGAGAGATCGATGAGTTAGCAGCTCATACCTTTAGGTATTTCAGCTGATCCTTCAGCAACTCCATGCTCTAGTCTCCACAAAAGGTAATTACTTTCATCTGTTTCTTTATCTGCTTCAACTAAAGGCGCTGCAAAACAAAAGTAACATCAGTACTCAAAAGCTCAATAACTAAAGCTTTGATTCTATCTAGAAACTTACGAGTTGTATCAGAAGGAAAAATGCTTCTGTAACCGAGACAATCCAACCTTGGATCCTCGTACCATTGCCATCCATACTTATTACCACTAGCTGTAGATTCACCAGCACGATCTACACCACCTCCCCAGCCCACAGAAGAAGATTCAGAAAGGTTCCGACCGTAACGCTGCCAACACGAGAACTCCTCTGCAACGTTCTCAATATCCACTTTGGACCTCAAACGATATCTATCAACATTCAAACACACCACAACTCAGgaactaaacaaacaaaatggtTCCTTCTTCTACAAGAAACCTAACCTACAAGGACATTGCTAAGACCTAAGACCTAATTCTTCACACTGTGAAAGGAGAAAACATAAAAAGGTTAGTTTCTAGCAATTCATCTGCAAACAACTCGCTGACCCGGATCCGACCCGGGTCAGGATCCTTCTTCTACAGAGATCCAAGCTTTTCTAGCAAATCAGAACCCTAATCTACAAGAACATTGCTAAGACCTAATTCTTCAAACTGTGAAAGGAAACCATAAAAAAGTTACTTTTTGAGAGTTTTCTAGCAATTCATCTGCAAACAACTCGCCGACCCGGATCCGACCCGGGTCAGGATCCTTCTTCTACAAAGATCTAAGCTTTTCTATCAAATCAGAACTCTAATCTACAAGGACATTGCTAAGACCTAATTCTTCAAACTGTGAaaggaaacacacaaaaaaaattactttttaagaGGTTCTAGCAATTCATCTGCAAACAACTCGCCCACCCATCACGACCCGAATCCGACCCGGGTCCGGATCCTTCTTCTACAAAGATCTGAGATTTTCTAGCAAATCAGAACCCTAATCTACCAGGACATTGCTAAGacctaattaaatttttttaaaagctaACTTTTTGAGAGTTTCCAGCAGTTCATCGAGGACATCAACATCAACATCTGCAACTCAACAGACCCATCACGATCCGGATCCGACCCGGGTCAAGATCCTTCTTCTACAAAGTTCTGAGCTTTTCTAACAACTCACAACCCTACTCTACAAGTGACATTGCTAAGACAGTAAAAAGCTTACTTTTTGAGTGTTTCCAGCAGTTCATCGAGGACAGAGACATCAACGTCTGCAAACAGCTCTACCGACCCATCACGACCCGGATCCGACCCGGGTCCGGAGCCCGTCCGATCGAGTTTTTCATCGGGTCGGGTCGGTCTATACAAGAAGAAATCGTACAGAAACCTCCCCTGAGGAGTCAACAGCGCCGCGTACATAGGCGGCGTGGAAACGGAAGGCATGTTCGGAGTAGGAACCGTCGAGCTTTTCTCGCCGGAAGATTCGCCGAACTTCCGCACATCGTTGGTCAACAGTCCCTGGAGAAACTTAATTGTGTCCGGTCCGCTAAACCGGACAACGGACCGGGATTTGAGCCTCGATGCCATCGGACCGGCATCTTCGAGACCGCTGTGTAGTTTCCGGCGATAGATTCCGGTGGAATTGGAGATTTGACGACGGAAATTGAATCGGAGCATTTTAATTGTGAAGAGCCTTTTGTCTTCGTCTCTGCGGTTTAACGACTGCCTTGAAGGAAGAAgctcgtaaaaaaaaaaaaaaaaactcgtgaAACAAAGCCACGTGAGTGACACGTGGCGGTGGTTGTGATCTCTGGTTTGTGATACGTGTTGTCGAAGTACGGAAGTTGTGTGGTTTGCCTAGGAAATGTTCGATAAAATTACTGAACTGGCAAGAAACCTTTTTTCTCATTGGAATGAGTTTTCAAGATCTATGTatctatattaaaatataactagattttgaatttttattttaaatttaatttttgatatttgttttttctttatgattatatttgtattttttataatcatatttatgtataaattttaatcaaaatatattttattaaatagtagcaatttaaaaattaatccgGTATACATACAGTAAAGGCTGGGTTGCGGATCGAACCCGCCCCGCTGATCCGCCAACCGCGGGTTTTCAGTTTGtcattgttaaaaaatatgatccgcacaacccgcaaacaaataattttgtacccgcaTCCGCTCCGTTTAATTTTGTTGTTGTCTGCggattatatacatattttaaaaatcattatttaatttaattagtataaaaatatatttataataaaaaactatacatgatttaaattttaaactattattttaaaaattatgtattttaaaatagttggaccaataataattagttagtgaaatggtccaacaatttttttaagtagattttttggTATGATTTCCTTTTCATAGTATAAATATAGTTTGTTTAGATacatatttgaaagaaaatgaatcaattttcaaaattttgttagattgTTTGTGTAGATATTTGaagaattaatttttaaaaattaatattctaaattttatttatgtagttttataatatactttCAGTATCAGCGGCGggtatactattttaaattaaataaaatgttttaacttaatttagttttgtttttgtacaaTAATTTCGGTaacatatgttttcaaataaaaacacGTACATAAACCGTCTGCAGTATTACTGGATGTTGAGatataatctaaattataaaaagcTAAGAATTTCcatattatatagt contains:
- the LOC130505889 gene encoding probable E3 ubiquitin-protein ligase ZFP1; protein product: MIRRPSVDYHIKQLDISPPSASDNSSILIIVDTLSDDDIQLFPSVIFHISLRSLGLPHIRDLIQGQLIRRRWLSPEISTAATQLGFSSTELLRDPLVTHRWLSDYLAPHISDLASELGFGRNGFSVSIVVKIVTQSTSKYEVLSRMVQQGKMMNSEELESSQMQTEPCSICLNNLVLDDGSSSKHGVPTRLTCSHVFHDGCLLEWFQRKDTCPLCRTLLYDPSMVLNNGELMLSEKNGE
- the LOC130505888 gene encoding putative transferase At4g12130, mitochondrial — its product is MLRFNFRRQISNSTGIYRRKLHSGLEDAGPMASRLKSRSVVRFSGPDTIKFLQGLLTNDVRKFGESSGEKSSTVPTPNMPSVSTPPMYAALLTPQGRFLYDFFLYRPTRPDEKLDRTGSGPGSDPGRDGSVELFADVDVSVLDELLETLKKYRLRSKVDIENVAEEFSCWQRYGRNLSESSSVGWGGGVDRAGESTASGNKYGWQWYEDPRLDCLGYRSIFPSDTTPPLVEADKETDESNYLLWRLEHGVAEGSAEIPKGEAIPLEYNFVGLNAISFDKGCYVGQELIARTHHRGVIRKRLIPLRFTDSNGKEVNQKIAAGAEVVESGSGKKVGTVSTALGSRGMGVMRVEEAFKGSTELMVNGSEDVKVEAIKPTWWPADWFQQNQSGVASA